The following coding sequences lie in one Niabella agricola genomic window:
- a CDS encoding glucosamine-6-phosphate deaminase, which translates to MDLIIQNDKYALGNAAGTKAATLIRSAIAQTGKANIILATGTSQFQTLEQLIREDIDWSKVVMFHLDEYIGLPITHPASFRKYLKERFLDKVAPLKAYYLINGENNAEEERQRLNQLIRQYPIDVALVGIGENGHLAFNDPPADFNTEDPYLIVSLDEKCRLQQMGEGWFATVDEVPAQAISMSVKQIMKSAHIICSVPDSRKAQAIKDCVERPVSPLFPASILQEHPSCGLYLDVTSAALLAPVHK; encoded by the coding sequence ATGGATTTGATCATACAAAACGATAAGTATGCCCTTGGAAATGCAGCCGGTACAAAAGCAGCCACCCTCATCCGCAGCGCCATTGCGCAAACCGGGAAAGCAAACATCATCCTGGCCACCGGCACCAGCCAGTTCCAGACCCTGGAGCAGCTGATCCGGGAAGATATCGACTGGAGCAAAGTAGTGATGTTTCACCTCGACGAATACATCGGGCTGCCCATTACCCACCCCGCCAGCTTCAGGAAATATCTTAAAGAGCGTTTCCTGGATAAAGTAGCTCCGTTAAAAGCGTATTACCTCATTAATGGTGAAAACAATGCGGAAGAAGAACGCCAGCGGTTAAACCAGCTCATCCGCCAATACCCCATTGATGTTGCCCTGGTAGGCATCGGTGAAAACGGGCACCTGGCATTTAACGATCCGCCTGCTGATTTTAATACCGAGGATCCTTACCTGATCGTAAGCCTGGATGAAAAATGCCGTCTTCAGCAGATGGGCGAGGGCTGGTTTGCCACCGTGGATGAAGTACCAGCACAAGCCATCAGTATGTCGGTAAAGCAGATCATGAAATCGGCTCATATCATTTGCTCTGTGCCGGACAGTCGCAAGGCACAGGCCATTAAAGATTGCGTAGAACGCCCGGTGAGTCCGCTTTTCCCGGCAAGTATTTTACAGGAGCATCCTTCCTGTGGGTTATACCTGGATGTGACTTCTGCCGCCTTGCTGGCACCGGTGCATAAATAG
- a CDS encoding TonB-dependent receptor plug domain-containing protein, translating into MRYFIFLLLLLNGQLLFAQETDSVKTIAPVTVQAFQQKNEATTAVVHRVEYSVPTSKSSLVTAMNTIAGVRMEERSPGSYRINIRGSSLRSPFGVRNVKVYWGGIPLTDPGGNTYFNQLAFNNFSALTVFKGPASSMYGAGTGGLILIEPPAATEGGVGVEYFTGSYNAHHILADGTWKKDNYINTVTYAHDQSDGYRAQSAMQRNNFSWNTRMKWKDQELIASVLFSDLYYQTPGGLTLKEYQQNPRAARPKAGAFPGAADINAAIWQKTITAGVTHKQKFGPYWSNTTTGYGAYALVKNSAVRNYEQRKEPHFGGRTVFDFEKKWGVAALQWSTGVEAQQGYSTIRVSNNKNGRPDTLQTNDDVTIGTYSIFTQGILSWKSWSYTAGVSLNRSRLLFSRLNAYPVTEQVFRYNNEVAPRFTILKKFRPLDLLATVSRGFSPPTVAEVLPSTTIINPDLKAEHGWNYELTARKTLFSGQLHLEATGFYFNLSQALVQRRDSSGADYFTNAGNIRQKGAELYANYTHFLNAGWVNYLNITANYAHSHFKYSDFVKTTQNYSGNWVPGVPMNTLNTQLGLVLKPGIYTDVNYYTAAAVFLNDANAEKAPAYHLLGIKLGCRKLLKAVELNVYAGVDNLLNETYSLGNDINAAGGRYYNAAPLRNYYAGAAVRLRKN; encoded by the coding sequence GTGAGGTATTTTATATTTTTACTGTTGCTGCTAAACGGGCAGCTGCTTTTTGCCCAGGAAACCGATTCTGTTAAAACCATTGCACCTGTTACCGTACAGGCATTTCAGCAAAAAAATGAGGCCACAACGGCGGTGGTGCACCGGGTGGAATATTCCGTGCCCACCAGCAAAAGCTCGCTGGTAACCGCAATGAATACCATTGCAGGGGTGCGCATGGAAGAGCGTTCTCCCGGAAGCTACCGGATCAATATCCGGGGCAGCTCGCTCCGGTCGCCTTTTGGAGTAAGAAATGTAAAAGTATACTGGGGTGGCATCCCGCTTACCGATCCGGGCGGCAATACCTATTTCAACCAGCTGGCGTTTAATAATTTTAGTGCACTTACGGTGTTTAAAGGCCCGGCCTCGAGCATGTACGGCGCCGGCACGGGCGGCCTGATCCTGATTGAACCGCCGGCCGCCACAGAAGGTGGTGTAGGCGTTGAATATTTTACCGGCAGTTACAATGCCCATCATATCCTGGCGGATGGAACCTGGAAGAAAGATAATTATATCAATACCGTAACCTATGCGCATGATCAGTCAGACGGATACCGGGCGCAGTCGGCTATGCAACGGAATAATTTCAGTTGGAATACCCGGATGAAATGGAAGGACCAGGAGTTGATCGCTTCGGTGCTTTTTTCAGATCTGTATTACCAGACACCGGGGGGCCTTACATTAAAAGAATATCAACAGAACCCGCGTGCGGCGCGCCCCAAAGCGGGAGCCTTTCCGGGTGCAGCCGACATCAACGCCGCTATCTGGCAGAAAACGATCACCGCAGGGGTAACCCATAAACAAAAATTCGGTCCCTACTGGAGCAATACAACCACCGGCTATGGGGCCTATGCACTGGTTAAAAACAGTGCGGTACGCAACTATGAACAACGCAAGGAACCGCATTTCGGAGGACGTACGGTGTTTGATTTTGAAAAAAAATGGGGAGTGGCCGCTCTTCAATGGAGCACCGGTGTAGAGGCACAACAGGGCTATTCCACCATCCGGGTGTCGAACAATAAAAATGGCCGGCCGGATACCCTGCAAACCAACGATGATGTAACCATCGGCACCTATAGCATTTTTACCCAGGGCATCCTTTCCTGGAAAAGCTGGAGTTATACCGCTGGTGTAAGCCTGAACCGAAGCCGGCTGCTGTTTTCCCGACTGAACGCATACCCGGTTACCGAACAGGTATTCCGTTATAATAATGAAGTGGCGCCGCGGTTTACAATACTGAAAAAGTTCCGGCCGCTAGACCTGCTGGCTACCGTATCCCGGGGCTTTTCGCCACCCACCGTGGCGGAAGTGCTGCCCTCTACCACCATTATCAATCCGGATCTGAAGGCGGAGCACGGATGGAATTACGAGCTTACGGCAAGGAAAACTTTGTTTAGCGGACAGCTGCACCTGGAAGCTACAGGCTTTTACTTTAACCTGAGCCAGGCCCTGGTGCAGCGCCGGGATTCCTCCGGGGCAGATTATTTTACCAATGCCGGCAATATCCGTCAAAAGGGTGCGGAACTATATGCCAATTATACACATTTCTTGAATGCAGGTTGGGTGAACTACCTGAACATTACTGCCAACTATGCGCATAGCCATTTTAAATACAGCGATTTTGTAAAAACAACGCAGAACTATTCCGGCAACTGGGTTCCGGGTGTGCCCATGAATACGCTGAATACGCAACTGGGCCTGGTGCTGAAACCAGGGATCTATACCGATGTGAATTATTACACGGCAGCTGCGGTTTTTTTGAACGACGCTAACGCGGAGAAAGCACCGGCCTATCACCTGCTGGGAATAAAGCTGGGATGCCGGAAACTGTTGAAAGCGGTAGAGCTTAATGTATATGCGGGGGTTGATAACCTGCTGAACGAAACCTATAGTCTTGGGAATGACATCAACGCTGCCGGGGGGCGCTATTATAATGCGGCACCCCTTAGAAATTATTATGCGGGTGCCGCAGTACGGTTGCGTAAAAATTAA
- a CDS encoding sugar MFS transporter → MKEKNTNVSAAALTNKQVGVSIGIIAVVFFVIGFISWVNSILIPYFKIACELTTFESYFVTFAFYISYLIISVPASYLLKRTGFKKGMAIGFGVMAIGAFLFIPAAAVRTYGLFLTGLFALGVGLSVLQTAANPYITILGPIDRAAQRISILGVCNKGAGILAPLIFAAVILRKTDTELFKRIPLMQPGEREQVLDELIQRVMVPYFVVGIVLLLLGLLIMKSPLPEINTEKEDPEVLKANADKKSIFDFPYLILGAVAIFLHVGTQVISIDTIIGYATSMHMPLLEAKVFPSYTLFATICGYLLGVILIPRFISQKRALQVCTLLGTLFSFLILFIKGSSTFLGHTIDASIWFVALLGLANSLIWAGIWPLAINGLGRFTKLGASVMIMGLCGNGILPLVYGHLADLHGTREAYWVLVPCYAYLVFYAFYGHRIKKWS, encoded by the coding sequence ATGAAAGAAAAAAATACAAACGTATCTGCTGCCGCACTTACAAATAAACAGGTGGGCGTTTCCATAGGCATTATTGCCGTAGTGTTTTTTGTGATCGGCTTTATCTCCTGGGTCAACTCTATCCTGATCCCGTACTTCAAGATCGCCTGCGAACTTACCACCTTTGAATCGTATTTTGTGACCTTCGCTTTTTATATCTCCTACCTGATCATTTCTGTGCCGGCTTCGTACCTGTTAAAGCGTACAGGGTTTAAAAAAGGAATGGCCATCGGCTTTGGAGTGATGGCCATCGGGGCCTTCCTGTTTATACCGGCGGCCGCGGTACGTACCTATGGCCTGTTCTTAACCGGTTTGTTTGCGCTGGGCGTAGGGCTGTCGGTACTGCAAACAGCGGCCAACCCGTACATCACCATTCTTGGCCCTATCGATCGTGCGGCGCAGCGCATCAGTATCCTGGGCGTATGCAACAAGGGTGCGGGCATACTGGCCCCGCTGATCTTTGCAGCGGTTATCTTACGGAAAACCGATACCGAATTGTTCAAACGCATTCCCCTGATGCAACCGGGCGAACGGGAACAGGTGCTGGATGAGCTGATCCAACGGGTAATGGTGCCTTATTTTGTGGTGGGTATCGTGCTGCTGTTACTGGGATTGCTGATTATGAAATCGCCGTTGCCGGAGATCAATACGGAAAAAGAAGACCCGGAGGTATTGAAGGCCAATGCGGATAAAAAAAGTATTTTCGATTTTCCCTACCTGATCCTGGGAGCGGTGGCCATCTTCCTGCATGTGGGCACACAGGTAATCTCTATTGATACAATCATCGGCTACGCTACATCCATGCACATGCCCCTGCTGGAGGCAAAGGTCTTTCCTTCTTATACGTTATTTGCAACCATCTGCGGTTACCTGCTGGGCGTCATCCTGATCCCCCGGTTTATCAGCCAGAAACGGGCTTTGCAGGTATGCACCCTGCTGGGCACCCTCTTTTCGTTCCTGATCCTTTTTATAAAAGGTAGCAGTACCTTTTTGGGGCATACCATCGATGCTTCCATCTGGTTTGTGGCGCTGCTGGGTCTGGCCAATTCGCTGATATGGGCGGGCATCTGGCCGCTGGCCATAAACGGGCTGGGAAGATTTACCAAGCTGGGTGCTTCTGTAATGATTATGGGGCTTTGCGGTAACGGGATCCTGCCACTGGTATACGGCCACCTGGCAGACCTGCATGGAACCCGTGAAGCTTACTGGGTATTGGTACCCTGCTATGCCTACCTGGTTTTTTATGCTTTCTATGGACACCGTATAAAAAAATGGTCGTAA
- a CDS encoding DUF2752 domain-containing protein produces the protein MNLRAFIITYRETITWSAVLLLLFFMNTESSFSFCPFRALGISWCPGCGIGHSMHHTLHLHFNTAWQEHKLGIPATAVLIWQTIKSLPITNKNNNYEPGTGITGHPGY, from the coding sequence ATGAACCTGCGGGCATTCATCATAACATACAGAGAAACGATCACCTGGAGCGCGGTATTGCTCCTGCTGTTTTTTATGAATACAGAAAGCAGTTTCTCATTTTGCCCGTTCCGGGCCCTGGGCATCAGCTGGTGTCCCGGCTGCGGCATCGGGCATTCAATGCACCACACGTTGCATCTCCACTTCAACACCGCCTGGCAGGAGCATAAACTGGGCATTCCTGCTACAGCGGTACTGATCTGGCAAACCATAAAGTCACTACCCATCACCAACAAAAACAATAATTATGAACCAGGAACAGGTATTACGGGTCATCCCGGATATTGA
- the nagA gene encoding N-acetylglucosamine-6-phosphate deacetylase yields MERYLKIINARILTPQRVIKEGILIAKAGRIVYVGEQNQEVAGALEMDAEGLFLAPGFIDLHVHGGGGHDFMDGTVDAFLKIAETHARYGTTALYPTTLTSEKQYLLDTLDAFESAQQRNTRGAQLLGMHLEGPYFAMSQRGAQDPRYIRNPDPEEYKEVIGYSRSVKRWSAAPELQGAIELGQYLLSKNVLPAIAHTDAVYDEVATAFENGYTLATHFYSGMSGVSRRNGYRYAGVIESGYLIDAMDVEVIADGIHLPAPLLKLIVKIKGADRIALITDAMRAAGMPEGESVLGGRETGLKVIVDKGVAWLPDRSSFAGSVATADRLVRNMVHLADVPLADAVRMMTATPARIMGIHHQKGALVAGRDADLVLFDAQVNISKTIIGGRVIYSRDAVNAG; encoded by the coding sequence ATGGAACGTTATCTGAAAATCATCAATGCCCGGATCCTTACGCCCCAGCGAGTAATTAAAGAGGGGATATTAATAGCAAAGGCGGGCCGTATTGTGTATGTGGGTGAACAAAACCAGGAAGTAGCTGGTGCCCTGGAGATGGATGCGGAGGGCCTTTTCCTGGCGCCCGGGTTTATCGACCTGCATGTACACGGCGGCGGCGGTCATGATTTTATGGACGGCACTGTAGATGCGTTTCTTAAAATAGCGGAAACGCACGCGCGGTATGGCACCACGGCATTATACCCCACCACCCTTACCAGTGAAAAGCAGTACCTGCTGGATACGCTGGATGCTTTTGAAAGTGCACAGCAACGGAATACGCGTGGCGCGCAGCTTTTAGGCATGCACCTGGAAGGGCCTTATTTTGCCATGAGCCAGCGTGGTGCGCAGGATCCCCGCTATATCCGCAACCCCGATCCTGAAGAGTATAAAGAGGTGATCGGGTATTCCCGCTCGGTTAAGCGCTGGAGCGCGGCACCCGAACTGCAAGGTGCTATTGAATTGGGACAATACCTTTTATCAAAGAACGTGCTACCGGCCATTGCACATACCGATGCGGTATATGATGAAGTAGCGACCGCTTTTGAAAACGGTTACACGCTCGCCACCCATTTCTACTCCGGGATGTCCGGCGTTTCAAGACGGAACGGCTACCGGTATGCAGGTGTTATAGAAAGCGGTTACCTGATCGATGCTATGGATGTGGAAGTGATCGCCGATGGGATCCATCTGCCCGCGCCCTTATTAAAACTGATCGTAAAGATCAAAGGGGCCGACCGGATTGCGCTGATCACAGATGCCATGCGTGCTGCGGGTATGCCGGAGGGTGAAAGCGTGTTGGGCGGACGGGAAACCGGGTTGAAAGTGATTGTAGATAAGGGCGTGGCCTGGCTCCCCGACCGCAGTTCGTTTGCAGGAAGCGTGGCCACTGCCGATCGCCTGGTGCGGAATATGGTACACCTGGCAGACGTTCCGCTGGCAGATGCCGTGCGGATGATGACTGCTACACCGGCCCGCATTATGGGGATTCATCATCAAAAAGGTGCGCTGGTGGCGGGCAGGGATGCAGACCTGGTGCTTTTTGATGCGCAGGTAAACATCAGTAAAACGATCATCGGCGGACGGGTTATTTACAGCCGGGATGCTGTTAACGCCGGGTAG
- a CDS encoding LacI family DNA-binding transcriptional regulator: MGRFVTIKDIAKKLNISVSTVSRALRDTYDVNQETRERVLAMASELNYRPNFNATGLVNRSSHNLAVILPFVTNYYFSTVITGIQEVAYEQDYNIILHITNDDPERELSIVKNLAVSNLDGLLIAVSSDSDAYSHFQQVIDTGVPIVFFDRVPDAIHTSKVMQDDYNGAFEAVEHLIAKGYRKIAHIAGPEGLGFTQKRKKGYLDALQKHGLPVKEQWIVHSGFSQENGQADAARLFGRKDRPDAIFAANDRKAIGAMITLKELGIPIGKKVGVIGFTNDPAATIVSPTLSTIAEPAFEIGKKSCELLLKHIGKRNFIPEEVTLPGTLIERESTRR; the protein is encoded by the coding sequence ATGGGTCGATTTGTTACCATAAAGGACATTGCCAAAAAGTTAAATATTTCTGTATCGACGGTTTCCCGCGCGTTAAGAGACACCTATGATGTAAACCAGGAAACCCGGGAGCGGGTACTGGCTATGGCCAGCGAACTGAATTACCGGCCCAATTTTAATGCCACCGGACTGGTGAACCGCAGTTCACACAACCTGGCGGTGATCCTGCCTTTTGTAACCAATTATTATTTTTCAACGGTGATCACGGGAATACAGGAGGTGGCTTATGAACAGGATTACAATATCATCCTGCATATTACCAATGATGACCCGGAACGGGAACTTTCCATCGTCAAAAATCTAGCCGTATCGAACCTGGATGGATTACTGATCGCCGTTTCTTCAGATTCAGATGCCTACAGTCATTTCCAGCAGGTGATCGATACAGGGGTACCGATTGTATTTTTCGACCGCGTGCCGGATGCCATTCACACTTCCAAGGTCATGCAGGATGACTACAACGGTGCATTTGAGGCGGTGGAACATTTAATTGCAAAAGGCTACCGGAAGATTGCCCATATTGCCGGCCCCGAAGGTTTGGGGTTTACGCAAAAACGCAAGAAAGGCTACCTGGATGCCCTTCAAAAACATGGTTTGCCGGTAAAAGAGCAATGGATCGTTCATTCGGGGTTCTCGCAGGAAAACGGGCAGGCGGACGCCGCTAGACTATTTGGCCGGAAAGACCGGCCGGATGCCATTTTTGCCGCAAACGACCGTAAAGCCATCGGCGCCATGATCACCCTGAAGGAACTGGGCATCCCGATCGGCAAAAAGGTAGGTGTTATCGGCTTTACCAACGATCCTGCCGCAACCATTGTATCCCCCACCCTTTCTACCATTGCCGAACCGGCATTTGAGATCGGTAAAAAAAGCTGCGAACTGCTGTTGAAACATATCGGCAAACGGAATTTTATTCCGGAGGAAGTGACCCTTCCAGGCACATTAATCGAGCGGGAATCTACCCGGCGTTAA
- a CDS encoding TM2 domain-containing protein, which translates to MNQEQVLRVIPDIEYDELVTILNISRDMSVPQQEQFLMLYQRRRKSRQELLLLSLLGFVGVAGIHRLIIGDIALGIVYLLTGGLCLIGTIVDIININALTTRYNAKQAYEAAALVAAAFNQPRNF; encoded by the coding sequence ATGAACCAGGAACAGGTATTACGGGTCATCCCGGATATTGAATACGATGAATTAGTAACGATCCTTAACATCAGCCGCGACATGAGCGTACCGCAACAGGAACAATTCCTGATGCTGTACCAGCGGAGAAGAAAATCGCGCCAGGAGCTCCTCTTATTATCCCTGCTGGGATTTGTAGGTGTGGCGGGTATTCACCGCCTCATCATCGGCGACATAGCATTGGGGATCGTTTACCTCCTAACAGGCGGGCTGTGCCTGATCGGTACCATCGTTGATATCATCAATATCAATGCGCTTACCACCCGTTACAATGCCAAACAGGCCTACGAAGCCGCCGCATTGGTAGCTGCAGCGTTTAACCAGCCCCGCAACTTTTAA
- a CDS encoding ABC transporter permease, with protein sequence MNKIALIIQREYLSRVRKRTFIITTLLFPLLYLALIFGTSYLSEKAGTRLKIAIVDSSGSFTQQRIDKANKDFPNSTLTLVKDDPAALEKQFEQKGFDGYLVIPANTMISHAPDQLVVKSKKTLGTVSDVQTKLNAIWNEIKYENLGIDTLKQQLLNHSQLEIKSENTEHKTTDASLAYGIGFVSGFLIYFILIIYGAQVMMGVMEEKTNRIAEIIVSSVKPFQLMIGKIIGIACVALTQFLLWIAFIFIIYNATKAGSGALNNSALTGAVGGIQKLFTDTNVPAILFLFIFYFLGGFFFYASIYAAVGSTVNEDMREAQSLSFPITMIIIFAFFIMMTAVKDPGGSLAVWGSIIPFTSPLVMMARVPYGIPGTVPYWQLALSMSVLIASFLFVTWFAGKIYRTGILMYGKKPTWKEMIRWAVRK encoded by the coding sequence ATGAATAAGATTGCATTAATCATACAACGGGAATACCTGAGCAGGGTTCGCAAACGGACCTTCATCATTACCACGCTGCTGTTTCCCCTTCTTTATCTGGCCCTCATCTTCGGCACTTCTTACCTGTCTGAAAAAGCCGGCACCCGGCTGAAGATTGCTATTGTTGATTCATCCGGAAGCTTTACCCAGCAACGCATCGACAAGGCCAATAAGGATTTCCCGAATAGTACCTTAACGCTGGTAAAGGACGATCCTGCGGCGCTTGAAAAGCAATTTGAGCAAAAGGGGTTCGACGGCTACCTGGTAATACCGGCCAATACGATGATAAGCCATGCCCCGGATCAGCTGGTGGTCAAATCGAAAAAAACGCTGGGCACCGTATCAGATGTGCAAACCAAGCTCAACGCCATCTGGAACGAGATCAAGTATGAGAACCTCGGCATCGACACGCTCAAGCAACAATTGCTCAATCACAGCCAGCTGGAAATAAAATCGGAGAACACGGAGCACAAAACAACCGACGCCTCCCTGGCTTACGGCATTGGCTTTGTATCCGGTTTCCTTATTTATTTTATCCTCATCATTTACGGAGCCCAGGTAATGATGGGCGTAATGGAAGAAAAGACCAACCGGATCGCCGAGATCATTGTTTCCTCTGTTAAACCCTTTCAGCTGATGATTGGTAAGATCATCGGCATTGCCTGTGTAGCACTTACTCAATTCCTGCTTTGGATTGCCTTTATTTTTATTATCTACAACGCTACCAAGGCCGGGTCGGGAGCACTGAACAACAGCGCTCTTACCGGTGCCGTAGGCGGGATACAAAAATTATTCACCGATACCAATGTGCCCGCTATTCTGTTTTTGTTTATCTTTTATTTCCTGGGCGGATTTTTCTTCTACGCTTCTATTTATGCGGCCGTAGGCAGCACTGTAAATGAGGATATGCGCGAGGCACAATCGCTCAGCTTTCCCATTACCATGATCATCATTTTCGCATTCTTTATTATGATGACAGCGGTAAAAGATCCCGGCGGATCACTGGCGGTGTGGGGCAGCATTATTCCTTTCACGTCCCCGCTGGTAATGATGGCCCGCGTACCTTACGGCATACCTGGTACGGTCCCCTATTGGCAACTGGCATTGAGTATGTCGGTACTGATCGCCTCCTTCCTCTTTGTAACCTGGTTTGCCGGGAAAATTTACCGGACCGGTATTCTGATGTATGGTAAAAAACCGACCTGGAAAGAAATGATCCGCTGGGCAGTACGGAAATAA
- a CDS encoding Gfo/Idh/MocA family protein yields the protein MNQNRRDFLKIFGVLGAGAVSAGAAEASILPSSLLAPGVNMNNYRAPKLETVRIGFIGVGNRGAAAVKRVCYIENVAVNAICDIRPERARLAKESIKNSGFNPVLYTDKADDWMRLCERKDIDVVYIATHWKLHIPIAIYAMAHGKHVAMEIGTNDNIQEAWDLVKASETYQRHCIFLENCCYDFFELLTLNMARQGFFGEIIHGEGAYIHDIAESLFDPSKRFDLWRLRENANRNGNLYPTHGLGPICNIMNINRGDKMEYLVSMSSNDFTLNELEKEAYRKDPVMFKPFLNAPFRGNMNTSVIKTFKGKTIMLQHDTSSPRVYSRLHLISGTRAAAQKYPLPGRISVGHEDWLPEAEMKKIEDKYTLPLVKHLGEMAKQVGGHGGMDFLMDWRWVDCLRNGLPVDHNVYDAALWSSIGPLSEKSVAGKSIPVAVPDFTKGAWKTNAPLLFSIEHGNLTGVKPIKA from the coding sequence ATGAATCAGAACAGAAGAGACTTTTTAAAAATATTCGGTGTCCTCGGAGCCGGTGCTGTCAGCGCAGGTGCTGCAGAAGCCAGCATCCTTCCGTCTTCCCTGCTGGCTCCGGGCGTAAACATGAACAATTACCGGGCGCCGAAGCTGGAAACCGTGCGCATTGGTTTTATAGGTGTAGGCAACCGCGGCGCTGCCGCCGTTAAACGGGTATGCTATATCGAAAATGTGGCAGTAAATGCCATTTGCGATATCCGCCCCGAGCGGGCGCGGCTGGCAAAAGAAAGTATCAAGAACAGTGGCTTTAACCCGGTATTATATACAGACAAGGCCGATGACTGGATGCGGCTCTGCGAACGCAAGGACATCGACGTGGTGTATATTGCCACACACTGGAAGCTGCATATCCCCATTGCTATTTATGCCATGGCACACGGTAAACATGTGGCCATGGAGATTGGCACCAATGACAATATACAGGAAGCCTGGGACCTGGTAAAAGCTTCCGAAACCTATCAACGGCATTGCATTTTCCTGGAAAACTGTTGTTATGATTTTTTTGAGCTGCTGACCTTAAACATGGCGCGCCAGGGCTTTTTCGGAGAGATCATTCATGGCGAGGGCGCCTATATACACGATATTGCCGAAAGCCTTTTTGATCCTTCCAAACGTTTTGACCTGTGGCGGCTCCGGGAAAATGCTAACCGCAACGGCAACCTGTATCCCACACACGGGCTTGGGCCTATCTGCAATATCATGAACATTAACCGGGGCGATAAAATGGAATACCTGGTATCGATGAGCAGCAATGATTTTACCTTGAACGAACTGGAAAAAGAAGCCTACCGGAAAGATCCGGTAATGTTCAAACCCTTTCTGAATGCACCCTTCCGGGGAAATATGAATACGTCCGTTATCAAAACATTCAAAGGCAAGACCATTATGCTACAGCATGACACCAGCTCGCCCAGGGTGTATTCACGACTGCACCTTATCAGCGGCACCAGGGCCGCGGCACAAAAATATCCCCTGCCCGGCAGGATATCGGTGGGTCATGAAGACTGGCTGCCAGAAGCAGAAATGAAAAAGATTGAAGATAAATACACCTTGCCGCTGGTAAAACACCTGGGTGAAATGGCCAAGCAGGTTGGCGGTCATGGCGGCATGGACTTCCTGATGGACTGGCGCTGGGTAGATTGCCTGCGCAACGGGTTACCGGTTGATCACAACGTATATGATGCCGCGCTCTGGTCATCAATTGGTCCTTTAAGTGAAAAATCCGTAGCCGGGAAATCCATCCCTGTTGCCGTTCCGGATTTTACAAAGGGCGCCTGGAAGACCAATGCACCACTTCTTTTTTCAATTGAGCATGGTAATCTTACCGGCGTAAAACCCATTAAAGCATAG